The nucleotide window ACCCCCGCCAGCACCAGCACGATGGCAGTCAGCGCGCCCGCCCGGCTCGATACCAGGCGGAACTCGCGCAGGTCGGCCTCGTACGGGGAATACCTGCTCGCGGTCCGTTTCAGCATGGCGTCAGGCCTTGGCCGGATCGGTCACTACCGCTTCCACGAACACGTTGACGCCGGTCGGGTCGGCATAGGTGCGGCTGTCGCGCGTGTTGGACGGCAGCAGCGACGCCATGCCAGCCTCGTCGCGATAGATCAGGTACCACTCCAGCATATGTTCCATGCTGTACCGTTCCGGGTTGTTGACGTGGACGTTGGTAGCCAGGATGCGCCCCTCGGGGTGGGTGCGCGTGGAGAAATAACTGAGCAGGCGCGCACAGACCCGGTCGGACAGGTAGTCGAACAGGCCGGCGCAATAGACGCCGTCGAACTCGCGCAGCGACGGGTCCGGGTCGATGCGGCGCTTGAGCAGTTCATGCACCGAGTGGTGGACATACTCCACCTCGATCCTCGCATTGGCCTTGCGGCAACTCTCGTTGATGCGGTCGCGGGCGTAATCCAGGGTTTCCTGGCTGAAGTCGAGCAGCTGGAACGAGAGCCAGTGGGGCTCGGGGTATTCGGTAATGAAGCGGTTGATTTCGACGGCGGGACCGCAGCCCACGTTCAGCAGCCGGAACGGCTTGCCCGCGGCGCGCGCCTGCTCGGCCATGCGCACCAGAAAATCCACCAGCAAGTCGATGCGGTTGCGATGCGCTGCGGCCACCGACGACTGCAGGAAGGTCGCATTGACGATCTGGAAGTAGGTGCTGGGCCCCTGGCGCGGATCCGACAGGATCTGGTTGACCATCTCATAGTCGCCGGCATAGCCCAGCGGCTTGGTGTAGGTCCGGAACACGAACGGGGAGCGCAGCAGCAGCGGATGCAGCGCCGCCTGGGTGAAGGTGCGGTGCATCACGGTGTCTTCTTCCGGCACATGCGCCGCCTCGCCGTCGAGCCGCGCGGAATATTCTCGGATCTTCAGCGCGATCGGAGTCGCCAGCTCCTCGAACACGTCCATGCGCAGGGTCTCGCCCTCCTTGGGCAGCGTGCTGGTCATGTCGACCTGCTCTACCCAGCGCGATACTTCGGACAGGAACGCG belongs to Cupriavidus taiwanensis and includes:
- a CDS encoding class I SAM-dependent methyltransferase, yielding MYSKTQIDPVVSFRNSQGEQVRGTIVNLQRKSLVMEIYNPYSIVQVSEVLSELSVRMGTKNAYLGKAVVMSLVNTGLTAVVSLTLIDEWLELSNLDDEPKSVARESLQFVQDWEKRFNIRRDYQIVVNEMRAFLSEVSRWVEQVDMTSTLPKEGETLRMDVFEELATPIALKIREYSARLDGEAAHVPEEDTVMHRTFTQAALHPLLLRSPFVFRTYTKPLGYAGDYEMVNQILSDPRQGPSTYFQIVNATFLQSSVAAAHRNRIDLLVDFLVRMAEQARAAGKPFRLLNVGCGPAVEINRFITEYPEPHWLSFQLLDFSQETLDYARDRINESCRKANARIEVEYVHHSVHELLKRRIDPDPSLREFDGVYCAGLFDYLSDRVCARLLSYFSTRTHPEGRILATNVHVNNPERYSMEHMLEWYLIYRDEAGMASLLPSNTRDSRTYADPTGVNVFVEAVVTDPAKA